A single Triticum dicoccoides isolate Atlit2015 ecotype Zavitan chromosome 2A, WEW_v2.0, whole genome shotgun sequence DNA region contains:
- the LOC119354073 gene encoding aquaporin PIP2-1, whose protein sequence is MAKDEVMETGGGGDFAAKDYTDPPPAPLIDAAELASWSLYRAVIAEFIATLLFLYITVATVIGYKHQTDPAVNTAADAACGGVGVLGIAWAFGGMIFVLVYCTAGISGGHINPAVTFGLFLARKVSLVRALLYMVAQCLGAMCGVGLVKAFQSAYFVRYGGGANTLAAGYSKGTGLAAEIIGTFVLVYTVFSATDPKRSARDSHVPVLAPLPIGFAVFMVHLATIPITGTGINPARSLGAAVIYNKDKAWDDQWIFWVGPMIGAAIAAFYHQYILRAGAIKALGSFRSNA, encoded by the exons atggccaaggacgaggtgatggagaccggcggcggcggcgacttcgcGGCCAAGGACTACACGGACCCGCCGCCGGCCCCGCTGATCGACGCGGCGGAGCTGGCCTCCTGGTCGCTCTACCGCGCCGTCATCGCCGAGTTCATCGCCACGCTGCTCTTCCTCTACATCACCGTGGCCACCGTCATCGGGTACAAGCACCAGACGGACCCGGCCGTGAACACCGCCGCCGACGCGGCGTGCGGCGGCGTGGGCGTGCTCGGCATCGCCTGGGCCTTCGGCGGCATGATCTTCGTCCTCGTCTACTGCACCGCCGGCATCTCCGGGGGCCACATCAACCCGGCCGTCACCTTCGGCCTCTTCCTGGCGCGCAAGGTCTCCCTGGTCCGCGCGCTGCTCTACATGGTGGCCCAGTGCCTCGGCGCCATGTGCGGGGTCGGCCTCGTCAAGGCCTTCCAGAGCGCCTACTTCGTCAGGTACGGCGGCGGCGCCAACACGCTCGCCGCCGGCTACTCCAAGGGCACCGGCCTCGCCGCGGAGATCATCGGCACCTTCGTGCTCGTCTACACCGTCTTCTCCGCCACCGACCCCAAGCGCAGCGCACGCGACTCTCACGTCCCG GTGCTGGCGCCCCTCCCGATTGGCTTCGCCGTGTTCATGGTCCACCTGGCCACCATCCCCATCACCGGCACCGGCATCAACCCGGCCCGGAGCCTCGGGGCCGCCGTCATCTACAACAAGGACAAGGCCTGGGATGATCAG TGGATCTTCTGGGTCGGCCCCATGATCGGCGCGGCGATCGCGGCCTTCTACCACCAGTACATCCTCAGGGCCGGCGCCATCAAGGCCCTCGGCTCCTTCAGGAGCAACGCGTAA